One stretch of Bordetella avium DNA includes these proteins:
- a CDS encoding sigma-70 family RNA polymerase sigma factor, producing the protein MTSSKQAHVETLYADHHGWLQSWMRRQLGNSFEAADLAHDVFLRLLRRPAAIETREPRAYLSAIARGLLIDHWRRRELERAWLEALAHTPEALAPSPETRMLVLEALIKIDQMLDTLKPKVRQAFLWAQLEGMRCPQIAQRLGVSLATAERYVAAGLRHCYACRFGEP; encoded by the coding sequence ATGACCTCCTCAAAGCAAGCCCACGTCGAGACGCTGTACGCCGACCATCACGGATGGTTGCAAAGCTGGATGCGCCGGCAACTGGGGAACTCCTTCGAGGCGGCCGATCTTGCGCACGATGTATTCCTGCGGCTGCTGCGCCGCCCTGCGGCCATCGAAACCCGCGAACCCCGCGCCTACCTGAGCGCCATTGCGCGCGGCCTTCTGATCGACCACTGGCGCCGCCGAGAACTCGAACGCGCCTGGCTGGAGGCGCTGGCGCATACCCCCGAAGCCCTGGCGCCCTCGCCCGAAACCCGGATGCTGGTGCTCGAAGCGCTCATCAAAATCGATCAAATGCTCGATACCCTCAAGCCCAAGGTGCGCCAGGCGTTTCTATGGGCGCAGCTCGAGGGCATGCGCTGCCCGCAGATAGCGCAGCGTCTGGGGGTCTCTCTGGCGACCGCCGAGCGCTATGTGGCGGCGGGCCTGCGCCACTGCTATGCCTGCCGCTTCGGTGAGCCGTGA
- a CDS encoding TonB-dependent siderophore receptor: MILVRTSQPARPAFAPTLLANVLSGMLCSAALAWVAPDARAQEATGREYRYAIAAGPLDQALRQFAHASGVNLSFEAAQVSGQHSAGLQGSWSLDRGLQTLLAGTGFEGIRLPSGGYAVRRLAGTALLEPVKVTGQGYRLSTEGSGSYTLPAVSIGKGEQSLREIPQSVSVVTRQRLDEQNLASVYDALENTTGVTLQQSPQGGKYIYSRGFDNSVIQYDGVPLERNMYGRASNYSGGTAFYDRVEVLRGAAGLLQGSGSPGGAVNLVRKRPLTEDRLMVETKAGSWDRYGLQLDASRVLNEDGSLRSRALIDRQDNHSFVDRVNLKNTTLYATLEYDISPRTQVNLGYSHEDLRGRPAISGLPRYSTGEAVDFKRPTSFAADWNRQKTSNQGYYADLTHAFNDDWRFKLTGAYVREKQYLKYTASSRAVNPLTQMATVSVARTVADIDTSGVDAHLTGRFRAFGRTHDVVVGSNYGHSKIDTSYSYLVNYASFNAFHFDPDLPEPSTAALRAGTDEVRIGSNRELGFYGATRLQLADPLKLVLGGRFSRSNRIWTTDTTTAGRLSNGQTKQANTHLTPYAGLILELSPQWTSYVSYTDIFQAQSEVNASGQALKPIVGESYELGIKGELLDGRVNTAFALFRIDQSHRAQVDFNSSPTCAADYYCYTDAGKVRSQGFDAEISGELTRGWNLYAGYTFNTTKYLKDQNSQGQAFAWYTPKHIFHLWTTYQLPGDWSAFTIGGGVNVQSGQSRQIGATTVQASGRAIWNAYSKYQINPNWAATVNLNNLLNKRYYSAVGNLVNGIHYGDPRNVMLTLRGTF, from the coding sequence ATGATCCTCGTCCGCACTTCCCAGCCAGCACGCCCGGCGTTTGCCCCGACCCTGCTTGCTAACGTCCTGTCCGGCATGCTGTGCAGCGCCGCCCTTGCCTGGGTCGCGCCTGATGCGCGGGCGCAGGAGGCCACCGGGCGGGAATACCGCTACGCCATCGCAGCCGGTCCGCTGGACCAGGCGCTCAGGCAATTCGCCCATGCCAGCGGCGTGAATCTCTCCTTCGAAGCCGCCCAGGTGAGCGGCCAGCACAGCGCCGGACTGCAAGGCAGTTGGAGCCTGGACCGCGGCTTGCAAACCCTGCTGGCCGGCACGGGTTTTGAAGGCATACGACTGCCCAGCGGCGGCTATGCCGTGCGGCGTCTGGCCGGGACCGCCCTGCTCGAGCCCGTCAAGGTGACCGGCCAGGGCTATCGTCTCAGCACGGAAGGCAGCGGCTCCTACACCCTGCCCGCCGTCAGCATAGGCAAGGGCGAGCAATCCTTGCGCGAGATTCCGCAGTCCGTCAGTGTGGTGACCCGTCAGCGGCTGGATGAACAAAATCTGGCCTCGGTGTATGACGCACTGGAAAACACCACCGGCGTGACCTTGCAGCAAAGTCCGCAGGGCGGCAAATACATTTACTCGCGCGGCTTTGACAATAGCGTGATCCAGTACGACGGTGTCCCGCTGGAACGCAATATGTATGGCCGCGCCAGCAACTACTCGGGCGGCACCGCCTTCTATGACAGGGTGGAGGTGCTGCGTGGCGCGGCAGGCCTGCTGCAAGGCTCGGGCTCGCCCGGCGGCGCAGTCAACCTCGTGCGCAAACGCCCCTTGACGGAAGACCGCCTCATGGTCGAAACCAAGGCGGGCAGTTGGGACCGCTATGGCCTGCAACTGGACGCCAGCCGCGTATTGAACGAAGACGGCAGCCTGCGCAGCCGCGCCCTAATCGACCGGCAGGACAATCATTCCTTCGTCGATCGGGTGAACCTGAAAAACACCACCTTATACGCCACGCTCGAATACGACATCTCGCCACGCACCCAGGTCAACCTGGGCTATAGCCACGAAGACCTGCGGGGCCGTCCTGCCATCTCGGGTCTGCCGCGCTACAGCACGGGCGAAGCCGTAGACTTCAAGCGCCCCACCAGCTTCGCCGCCGACTGGAACCGCCAGAAGACCTCGAACCAGGGCTATTACGCGGATCTCACCCATGCCTTCAATGACGATTGGCGCTTCAAGCTGACCGGCGCCTACGTGCGCGAGAAGCAATACCTCAAATACACCGCCTCCAGCCGCGCCGTGAACCCGCTAACACAGATGGCGACGGTCAGCGTGGCCAGAACCGTGGCCGACATCGACACCTCGGGCGTAGACGCCCATCTGACAGGCAGGTTCCGCGCCTTTGGCCGCACGCACGATGTGGTGGTGGGCAGCAATTACGGCCACAGCAAGATCGACACTTCCTATTCCTATCTGGTCAACTACGCCAGCTTCAACGCCTTCCATTTCGATCCGGACCTGCCCGAGCCGAGCACGGCCGCCCTGCGCGCGGGCACCGACGAGGTGCGCATCGGCTCGAACCGCGAACTGGGCTTTTATGGCGCTACGCGCCTGCAACTGGCCGACCCCTTGAAACTCGTGCTGGGCGGCCGCTTCAGCCGCTCCAACCGAATCTGGACCACCGACACCACCACGGCGGGCCGCTTGAGCAACGGCCAGACCAAACAGGCCAACACCCATCTCACGCCCTATGCCGGCCTGATCCTGGAACTCTCGCCGCAGTGGACGAGCTATGTCAGCTACACCGACATTTTCCAGGCGCAGAGCGAAGTCAACGCCTCGGGGCAGGCGCTCAAGCCCATCGTCGGGGAAAGCTATGAACTCGGCATCAAGGGCGAATTGCTGGACGGCCGCGTCAATACGGCCTTCGCCCTTTTCCGTATTGATCAAAGCCACCGCGCTCAGGTCGATTTCAACTCCAGCCCGACCTGCGCGGCCGACTATTACTGCTACACCGATGCCGGCAAGGTGCGCAGCCAGGGCTTTGACGCGGAGATCAGCGGCGAGCTGACACGGGGCTGGAACCTGTATGCCGGCTATACCTTCAATACCACCAAATATCTGAAAGACCAGAACAGCCAGGGGCAGGCCTTCGCCTGGTACACCCCCAAACATATTTTCCACCTCTGGACCACCTACCAACTGCCGGGTGACTGGAGCGCCTTCACGATAGGCGGCGGCGTCAATGTGCAAAGCGGCCAATCGCGCCAGATCGGCGCCACGACGGTGCAGGCCAGCGGGCGCGCCATCTGGAACGCCTATAGCAAGTACCAGATCAACCCCAACTGGGCCGCCACGGTCAACCTCAACAACCTCTTGAACAAGCGCTACTACAGCGCGGTCGGCAACCTGGTCAATGGCATCCATTACGGCGATCCCCGCAATGTCATGCTGACGCTGCGCGGCACGTTCTGA
- a CDS encoding DUF3325 domain-containing protein, which yields MNSTAAALAALLLSFAAVACAALAMDRHHEQVSGHGGTAWRRGSLRVSAGVLVLATMTGCLQAWGTAVAALVCLGMLSCGAILTTLTLSYAPRRLPLMAVAAALTGLILVSA from the coding sequence ATGAACAGCACCGCTGCGGCCCTGGCCGCCCTGTTGCTGTCCTTCGCCGCCGTCGCCTGCGCCGCGCTGGCGATGGACCGGCATCACGAGCAGGTAAGCGGCCATGGCGGCACAGCGTGGCGGCGCGGCAGCCTGCGTGTCTCCGCCGGTGTGCTCGTCCTGGCCACGATGACTGGCTGCCTGCAAGCCTGGGGAACGGCGGTAGCCGCCCTGGTCTGTCTGGGCATGCTGTCTTGCGGCGCCATCCTGACCACCCTCACGCTCAGCTACGCGCCAAGACGCCTCCCTCTTATGGCCGTGGCGGCAGCACTGACTGGCCTGATTCTTGTCTCTGCCTGA
- a CDS encoding PepSY-associated TM helix domain-containing protein, with product MKAGLRQRMSWLHTCCGLLCAWLLCLIFLAGSLSVFREPISHWMASEPVLPEACASLPQEAVLAAASRYLAGQQADARFWRIELPAAPSQAMKLFWRGAGGVTHEAALDPRDGALLPQPWGRKSEGGRHFMTLHYTLHAGNIGFWLVGLLTIGLLAALFSGVIVHKRIFKDCFTFRPGRGQRAWLDGHNASAVLTLPFQLMIAYTGLAIFYISYMPGPLHAVYGEQGMAGWQADLAREPPHTNTAPLPPPPQLDERMPARQQLGLLTQAAQAALDRPARMIMVERPGQPGERITVYTRPDEEKAIRQLSSPAARAVFDGASGAFTALHASVGKQTSEVAHHIMERLHVAAYGGWTIKGLYFICGLAGALMMATGAVLFTIKRRNKSAGEFGAATAAFYRMAESLNVAAIAGACLACIAYFHANRLIQADLPGRDIWEIRAFFLVWLLSLLHACLRPTRRAWLEQLCAACLLCLALPVVNALTTGQHLLAYARAGDGQAAGVESAILGFGGLFAIAALRVREGVWAAPKPGRPASAPPGYRRRVLGRLLCAVAGGYALATASATLLAQILALSGLARPAIGLSLATLLSFLIYAAAILWVFAAPRAWRDLLAATAALAALAALAWTMGGP from the coding sequence ATGAAAGCCGGCCTGCGCCAGCGCATGAGCTGGCTGCACACCTGCTGCGGGCTGCTGTGCGCCTGGCTGCTGTGCCTCATCTTTCTGGCGGGCAGCCTCAGCGTGTTCCGCGAGCCCATCTCGCATTGGATGGCGTCCGAACCCGTCTTGCCCGAGGCCTGCGCCTCGCTGCCCCAAGAGGCCGTGCTGGCGGCCGCCTCGCGCTATCTCGCCGGACAGCAGGCCGATGCGCGCTTCTGGCGCATCGAACTGCCCGCCGCCCCCTCGCAGGCGATGAAGCTGTTCTGGCGCGGCGCAGGCGGCGTCACGCATGAAGCGGCGCTGGACCCGCGTGACGGCGCCCTGCTGCCCCAGCCCTGGGGACGCAAAAGCGAAGGCGGCCGTCATTTCATGACGCTGCACTACACGCTGCACGCCGGGAATATCGGATTCTGGCTGGTGGGCCTGCTGACGATAGGCTTGCTGGCCGCCCTGTTTTCCGGCGTCATCGTGCACAAACGCATCTTCAAAGACTGCTTCACCTTCCGTCCCGGCCGCGGCCAGCGGGCCTGGCTCGACGGCCACAATGCCTCGGCCGTGCTCACGCTGCCTTTTCAACTGATGATCGCCTACACCGGGCTGGCGATCTTCTATATCAGCTATATGCCAGGCCCCCTGCATGCGGTCTATGGCGAACAGGGCATGGCAGGCTGGCAAGCCGACCTCGCCAGAGAGCCCCCCCACACAAACACCGCCCCCCTGCCGCCGCCCCCACAGCTTGACGAGCGCATGCCCGCCCGCCAGCAGCTAGGCCTGCTGACGCAGGCCGCGCAGGCGGCGCTGGACCGCCCCGCGCGCATGATCATGGTGGAACGCCCCGGACAGCCCGGAGAGCGCATCACGGTGTATACCCGGCCAGATGAAGAGAAGGCGATACGCCAGCTCTCCAGCCCCGCCGCGCGGGCGGTGTTCGACGGCGCCAGCGGCGCCTTCACCGCGCTGCACGCCAGCGTCGGCAAGCAAACGTCGGAGGTCGCGCATCACATCATGGAGCGCCTGCATGTGGCGGCCTATGGCGGCTGGACCATCAAGGGCTTGTATTTCATCTGCGGTCTGGCGGGCGCGCTGATGATGGCGACCGGCGCCGTGCTCTTTACGATCAAGCGGCGCAACAAAAGCGCGGGCGAGTTCGGCGCCGCCACGGCCGCCTTCTACCGCATGGCAGAATCCCTCAACGTCGCGGCCATCGCAGGCGCCTGCCTGGCTTGCATCGCCTACTTTCATGCCAACCGCCTGATCCAGGCGGACCTTCCCGGCCGCGACATCTGGGAGATTCGCGCCTTTTTCCTGGTTTGGCTTCTCAGCCTGCTGCATGCCTGCCTTCGGCCCACGCGGCGCGCCTGGCTCGAACAGCTCTGCGCCGCCTGCCTGCTCTGCCTGGCGCTGCCCGTGGTGAATGCGCTGACCACTGGGCAGCATCTGCTGGCCTACGCACGCGCCGGCGACGGACAGGCCGCGGGGGTGGAGTCGGCCATCCTCGGGTTCGGCGGCCTGTTCGCCATTGCCGCCCTGCGGGTGCGCGAGGGCGTCTGGGCCGCGCCCAAACCAGGACGCCCGGCCAGCGCCCCGCCAGGCTATCGCCGGCGCGTGCTGGGGCGCCTGCTGTGCGCCGTGGCAGGCGGCTACGCGCTGGCCACAGCCAGCGCCACCCTGCTGGCGCAGATCCTCGCGCTAAGCGGCCTGGCCCGCCCGGCCATCGGGCTAAGCCTGGCCACGCTGCTGAGTTTTCTGATCTACGCGGCGGCGATCTTATGGGTATTCGCCGCGCCCCGCGCATGGCGCGACCTGCTGGCGGCCACGGCTGCGCTGGCCGCGCTGGCCGCGCTGGCCTGGACAATGGGGGGACCATGA
- a CDS encoding FecR domain-containing protein has product MKDAGALPASVVDEAIAWSVKLNFGSPDPGTCAAFERWRRAAPDHEQAWTRVQTVNADFSALPQGLALDTLTATTRRRRRAVLKSLAALGGLASTGWVIREHAPWQAADVSTGVGQRDRLTLADGTLLMLNTDSAVGLRMEGAERVLVLYRGEISIQTGADAASPVKRPFFVRTPFGTAQALGTRFVVRLAEAYARISVQEDAVALRPASGADRMIAQAGQTWRLDSQRALPMQTPAITSDAWLAGAIEGQDMRLGDLLAELARYRPGRISCAPEVADLKVSGTYHVDDSDRTLAFLAQTLPIRLRYWTRYWVAVGPA; this is encoded by the coding sequence GTGAAGGACGCTGGCGCCCTCCCCGCCTCGGTGGTCGATGAAGCCATCGCCTGGTCAGTCAAACTGAATTTTGGCTCGCCCGACCCGGGCACCTGTGCCGCCTTCGAACGCTGGCGCCGGGCCGCACCGGATCATGAGCAGGCCTGGACGCGGGTGCAGACCGTCAACGCCGACTTCAGCGCCCTGCCCCAGGGACTGGCGCTGGACACCCTGACGGCGACGACTCGCAGGCGGCGCCGCGCCGTCCTCAAGAGTCTGGCTGCGCTGGGCGGCCTGGCCAGCACCGGCTGGGTCATCCGCGAACATGCGCCCTGGCAAGCGGCCGACGTCAGCACCGGCGTGGGCCAGCGCGACCGCCTGACACTGGCTGACGGCACCCTGCTGATGCTGAACACCGACAGCGCGGTCGGCCTACGCATGGAGGGGGCCGAGCGGGTGCTGGTGCTCTATCGCGGTGAAATCTCGATTCAGACCGGCGCCGATGCCGCATCGCCCGTCAAAAGGCCTTTTTTCGTGCGCACGCCCTTCGGCACGGCCCAGGCCCTGGGCACGCGTTTCGTGGTGCGCCTGGCAGAGGCTTACGCGCGGATCAGCGTGCAAGAAGATGCCGTCGCGCTGCGCCCGGCCAGCGGCGCGGACCGGATGATCGCCCAGGCCGGCCAGACATGGCGGCTGGACAGTCAACGCGCCCTGCCAATGCAAACGCCGGCTATCACCAGCGATGCCTGGTTGGCGGGTGCGATCGAGGGCCAGGATATGCGCCTGGGCGACCTTCTGGCTGAATTGGCGCGCTACCGTCCCGGCCGCATCAGTTGTGCGCCCGAGGTGGCCGATCTCAAGGTGTCGGGCACCTACCATGTCGACGACAGCGACCGGACGCTGGCATTTCTGGCCCAGACCCTGCCCATCCGGCTGCGTTACTGGACCCGCTACTGGGTGGCCGTAGGGCCTGCCTGA
- a CDS encoding PhzF family phenazine biosynthesis protein, with protein MHIHRIAAFTCEGQGGNPAGVVLADQLPSADTMQQVAAQVGYSETVFSCPDGHGAWRTRYYSPEAEVAFCGHATIALGAVLGLRFGPGRYPLALSNRHIEVAAEQQDGAWLSTLRSPPTHSAIASPALLAQALELFDYDRDELDPALPACMANGGIDHLIIPLRSRAALARMHYDLNQGRRFMQDHGIGTIAFLFRESATRFQARNAFAIGGVLEDPATGAAAAALAGMLRDLGEAELGEIVIMQGVDMGQPCRIEVSFTAERGAPVNVRGTSALLG; from the coding sequence ATGCACATTCATCGTATCGCCGCGTTCACCTGCGAGGGCCAGGGCGGCAATCCGGCCGGCGTCGTGCTGGCTGATCAACTGCCCTCAGCCGACACCATGCAGCAGGTGGCGGCCCAGGTCGGCTACTCCGAAACCGTCTTCTCCTGCCCGGACGGCCACGGCGCTTGGCGCACCCGCTATTACTCCCCGGAAGCGGAAGTCGCCTTTTGCGGACACGCAACCATCGCGCTGGGCGCCGTGCTTGGACTGCGTTTCGGTCCGGGCCGGTATCCGCTGGCGCTGTCAAACCGCCACATCGAAGTCGCGGCCGAGCAACAAGACGGCGCATGGCTGAGCACGCTGCGCTCTCCGCCCACGCATAGCGCCATCGCCAGCCCCGCCTTGCTGGCGCAAGCCCTCGAACTCTTCGACTACGACAGGGATGAGCTAGACCCCGCGCTGCCAGCCTGCATGGCCAATGGCGGGATTGACCACCTCATCATCCCGCTGCGTTCCCGCGCAGCCTTGGCCCGCATGCACTACGACTTGAATCAAGGACGTCGCTTCATGCAAGACCATGGCATCGGGACCATCGCCTTCCTATTCCGCGAAAGCGCCACCCGCTTTCAGGCCCGCAACGCTTTTGCCATCGGCGGCGTGCTGGAAGATCCCGCAACCGGCGCCGCGGCGGCGGCACTGGCCGGCATGCTGCGCGATCTGGGCGAAGCGGAACTGGGCGAAATCGTCATCATGCAGGGCGTAGACATGGGGCAGCCTTGCCGGATTGAGGTGAGCTTCACGGCTGAGCGCGGCGCGCCCGTGAATGTGCGCGGCACGTCCGCCCTTCTCGGCTAA